The following are encoded together in the Osmerus eperlanus chromosome 18, fOsmEpe2.1, whole genome shotgun sequence genome:
- the LOC134039020 gene encoding homer protein homolog 1-like produces MGEQPIFSTRAHVFQIDPTTKKNWVPTSKHAVTVSYFFDSTRNVYRIISLDGSKAIINSTITPNMTFTKTSQKFGQWADSRANTVYGLGFSSEGHLVKVRTRALHTPGLSLSVSLSLSLSVSPNQESASGDLLSPLTPESINGTDDERVTPDTPQHPEPRAETPQSLPFSHSSSSINKHWEAELAALKGNNAKLTAALLESTANVKQWKQQLGAYQEEAERLHKRVTELECVSGQTTVIKSQKTELNQTIEELESELKAKEEELERLKAEVESANEFQTQKDSLAQKLKDTESRNQVLEAQLGEMEQRLEGSQLEREAFRKSLRSLLELLDGKIFELTELRDSLAKLIESS; encoded by the exons ATGGG ggAGCAGCCAATCTTCAGCACGCGGGCCCATGTCTTCCAGATCGACCCCACTACCAAGAAGAACTGGGTTCCGACCAGTAAACATGCCGTCACGGTCTCCTACTTCTTTGACAGTACCCGGAACGTCTACCGCATCATAAGCCTAGATGggtccaag GCCATCATCAACAGCACGATCACTCCCAACATGACGTTCACCAAGACATCCCAGAAGTTTGGCCAGTGGGCCGACAGCCGTGCCAACACCGTGTACGGGCTGGGCTTCTCCTCTGAGGGCCACCTGGTCAAGGTCAGGACACGGGCCCTCCAcacacctggtctctctctctctgtctctctctctctgtctctctctgtgtctc CCAATCAGGAGTCGGCGAGCGGCgacctcctgtcccccctgacCCCGGAGAGCATCAACGGCACAGACGACGAGAGGGTCACGCCAGACACGCCGCAACACCCGGAACCCCGAGCGGAAACCCCCCAGTCACTGCCCTTCTCACACAG CTCGTCCAGCATCAACAAGCACTGGGAGGCGGAGCTGGCGGCGCTGAAGGGGAACAACGCCAAACTGACGGCGGCGCTGCTCGAGTCCACGGCCAACGTGAAGCAGTGGAAGCAGCAGCTGGGGGCCTAtcaggaggaggcggagagacTGCACAAGCGG gTCACAGAGCTAGAGTGTGTGAGCGGTCAGACTACAGTGATTAAATCTCAGAAGACCGAACTCAACCAGACGATAGAGGAGTTGGAGTCTGAGTTAAAGGCCAAGGAGgag GAACTGGAGAGGCTGAAGGCGGAAGTGGAGAGTGCCAACGAGTTCCAGACCCAGAAGGACTCGCTAGCGCAGAAACTGAAG gacaCCGAGTCGAGGAACCAGGTCCTGGAGGCTCAGCTGGGTGAGATGGAGCAGCGTCTGGAGGGCagtcagctggagagagaggccttCCGCAAGAGCCTGCGCTCCCTCCTGGAGCTGCTGGACGGCAAGATCTTCGAGCTGACCGAGCTCCGAGACAGCCTGGCCAAGCTCATCGAGAGCAGCTAA